A single Candidatus Limnocylindria bacterium DNA region contains:
- a CDS encoding RNA polymerase sigma factor, whose protein sequence is MTAIAVDTTTERLRWEAAYRSAFPRVYRGLLALGARPEEAEDALQDAFLKGLERSSDRPVASVDGWIFVVASRGWRGRRIRDRVLLPWTLLIEREAPRLMDASDDVLSALRKLPLRQRQIVVARYVVGLSQEETAAHFGIARGTVSATTTQAIAALRRHMEVQE, encoded by the coding sequence GTGACAGCGATCGCCGTGGACACGACGACGGAACGCTTGCGCTGGGAGGCCGCGTACCGAAGCGCCTTTCCTCGCGTCTACCGGGGCCTGCTCGCGCTCGGGGCACGACCCGAAGAGGCCGAGGACGCGCTCCAGGACGCGTTCTTGAAAGGCCTCGAACGATCGTCGGACAGACCAGTGGCATCCGTCGATGGATGGATCTTCGTCGTCGCGTCACGCGGATGGCGAGGTCGCCGCATCCGCGACCGGGTCTTGCTTCCCTGGACTCTGCTCATCGAGCGCGAGGCGCCGCGACTCATGGACGCGTCGGACGACGTCCTCAGCGCGCTTCGAAAGCTGCCGCTTCGTCAACGCCAGATCGTTGTCGCCCGCTACGTCGTCGGCCTCTCGCAGGAGGAGACCGCAGCGCACTTCGGGATCGCGCGCGGGACCGTGTCGGCGACGACGACCCAGGCGATCGCCGCCTTGCGGCGGCACATGGAGGTGCAGGAATGA